A genomic segment from Agelaius phoeniceus isolate bAgePho1 chromosome 2, bAgePho1.hap1, whole genome shotgun sequence encodes:
- the OLIG2 gene encoding oligodendrocyte transcription factor 2 has protein sequence MDSDASLVSSRPSSPEPDDLFLTARNKGSGGGFTGGTVSSSTQSDSPPELSAELRSAMSAAGVVVVDKLGFKSSSSSSSSSSSSSSKKDKKQMTEPELQQLRLKINSRERKRMHDLNIAMDGLREVMPYAHGPSVRKLSKIATLLLARNYILMLTNSLEEMKRLVSEIYGGHHAGFHPAACPGGMGAHSAPLPGHPGHPASHPVHHPILPPAAVSSASLPGSGLSAVSSIRPPHGLLKSPSAAAAAAAAAPLGSGFQHWGGMPCPCSMCQVSAPPHHHVSGMGTASLPRLATDTK, from the coding sequence ATGGACTCGGACGCCAGCCTGGTTTCCAGCCGCCCGTCCTCCCCGGAGCCCGATGACCTCTTCCTCACGGCCAGGAATAAAGGCAGCGGCGGGGGCTTCACGGGCGGCACCGTGTCCAGCTCCACGCAGAGCGACTCCCCGCCGGAGCTGAGCGCCGAGCTGCGCAGCGCCATGAGCGCTGcgggggtggtggtggtggacAAGCTGGGCTTCAAGTCCTCCTCGTCGTCCTCGTcgtcgtcctcctcctcctcctccaagaAGGACAAGAAGCAGATGACGGAGccggagctgcagcagctgcggCTGAAGATCAACAGCCGGGAGCGCAAGCGGATGCACGACCTGAACATCGCCATGGACGGGCTGCGGGAGGTGATGCCCTACGCGCACGGCCCGTCGGTGCGCAAGCTCTCCAAGATCGCCACGCTCCTCCTGGCGCGCAACTACATCCTCATGCTCACCAACTCCCTGGAGGAGATGAAGCGCCTGGTCAGCGAGATCTACGGCGGCCACCACGCCGGCTTCCACCCCGCCGCCTGCCCCGGCGGCATGGGCGCGCACTCGGCGCCGCTGCCCGGCCACCCGGGCCACCCGGCCTCGCACCCCGTGCACCACCCCATCCTGCCCCCCGCCGCCGTCTCCAGCGCCTCCCTGCCCGGCTCCGGCCTCTCGGCCGTCAGCTCCATCCGGCCCCCGCACGGGCTCCTCAAGTCGCcctcggccgccgccgccgccgccgccgccgccccgctgGGCAGCGGCTTCCAGCACTGGGGGGGGATGCCGTGCCCCTGCAGCATGTGCCAGGTGTCGGCCCCGCCGCACCACCACGTCTCCGGCATGGGCACGGCCAGCCTGCCCAGATTAGCCACCGACACCAAATGA